DNA sequence from the Malus domestica chromosome 06, GDT2T_hap1 genome:
TTGGCTGCAAGTGGGTATTTCGGGTTAAGCAGAAACCTGATGGTACTGTGGATCGTTACAAGGCCCGCCTTGTTGCCAAGGGCTTTCATCAACAACAGGGAATTGATTTCCAGGAGACTTTCAGTCCGGTTGCTAAACCGGTTACCATTCGAATCCTTCTTAGTCTTGCTGTTCAACATAATTGGTTTTTAAATCAGTTAGACATCAGCAACGCCTTCCTTCATGGTGATTTAAAAGAGGATGTCTACATGATTCAACCCCCGGGTTTTATTGATCTTCTTTTCCCCAGTCATGTGTGCAAACTTCAAAAATCGCTTTATGGTCTTAAGCAAGCCCCTAGAGCTTGGTTTGAAAAACTATTTCGAGCTCTGCTTGATCTTGGCTTCCATCAATCTTCTTCTGATGCATCTCTGTTTGTCCTTCATAATCCTAAGCTGGTTATCGTTCTTGTTTACGTGGATGATATTCTCGTAACTGGCCCTGATTCTCATCTATGTCATCAATTCATTAATCAGCTTAGTAATCGGTTTCCAGTGAAGGATCTTGGTCCTTTACACTATTTCTTGGGGCTGGAAGTTCAGCGATCTTCTAAAGGgatatttcttcatcaaactaAATATCTGCTTGATCTTCTTCAACGGACAAATATACAAGGTGCAAAACCTTGTTGCACACCTCTTGGCTCCAATAAACTGGATCACACTGGTTCTCTTCTCCCTAACCCCACCGAGTATCGTTCTCTTGTTGGAGGCCTTCAATATCTCACGTGGACTCGACCGGACCTTGCTTTTACTGTCAATCAGCTCTGCCAGTTTATGCATGCTCCGCATGAACAACATTTTCAAGCTGCCAAACGGGTTCTTCGCTTTCTAAAAGGTTCTGTCTCTCAGGGATTATGGTTTACACAGGGTCTTGTTGATCTCTCAGTATattctgatgctgattgggctggcaGCCCTTTTGATCGGCGCTCAACCAGTGGCTACTTTGTTTTTCTTGGTCCCAACCTCATCAGCTGAAGTGCCAAGAAATAAAGTACTGTCGCCCGTTCTTCTACCGAAGCTGAATATAGGTCTTTGGCTCATACAGCTGCAGAACTCACTTGGGTTTGTAAAATCCTTCGTGATCTTCATTGTCCTCTCCCAAAACTGCCTATCTTATGGTGTGATAACATTTCCGCCATCTCTTTAGCCTCTAATCCTGTTTTTCATGCTCGCACTAAGCATGTTGAGATTGATTATCATTACATTCGCGAACTGGTTCTTGCTCATCTTCTCAAAGTCCAGTTTGTTTGCAGTGCTGATCAACTTGCTGATCTTCATACAAAATCCCTGTCTAAAAATCAGTTTCGATACCTGTGTTCCAAGCTTCCCGTTGGCATCAACTCTGATTCCTCCTCtcgcttgagggggtgtattaaGGAAGATAATAAATCTTCCATTTCTGTTGATGAAAAACAGTTTAGCAAAAGTTAAATGTGGTTGGTTTGTTATTAACTGTAGTTAGTTAGAATGGTTACAAATTCAGTTAAGGTAGTCAAGGGTATATTTGTAAAGAGCAAAATGCTATATATATTCTCTTGTGTGTAATTGTACATTTGTGAAATGAAATACAATCTTGTTGAAAAAGTTTTATCTTTCTATAGAGAGTACAGGTACCCATCAATTTCAACTTGAAGCATGAGGTGGAGATGGAGGTGGGCGATCGGAGTTGGGACGCTGGCCGTGAAGGTCTTCGATCAAGCTGCCGAGTTCTTTGCGAGCAGATTCCCTTCCGAACATGAAGCCGTACCAGCCGGAAACAGCAGAGAAGACGGTTGCGGTGACAATTGTATGAAGGAGTGTGAAGGTTTTCTCcatttttatgggatttgggGTTTTCGGAAAGAATTATTTGTATTTGAGAGAACGAATGAGAGGTGAGCGTTTGAActgtttgaactttgaaggaATGAGATCCCCTCCGGATCATGTAATTAAATACCACGTGAACAATTTGTGGAATTTTTTTAAGGGcagtttaataaatattttattttgttgtaaTTAATATTTCATATTGTgtgttgccacttagtactatggactaatgatattttacttgtaagtaaaatgttcaaatgcgaatttgaaccacattattgcttagccaattgtgaggctaaacctaCCACTcttccctttagtgtagataatatcatttgtttaaaaaaaaaattcatatttttattaaagattggttcgaaaaatattttatttaaaaacactttcagtcattttaaaagcacatctaaACGAATAATTTCTTATTAGGTTTTGTATTACtgatttattataaataaaagcactTGCATAGGAGAATATCAGacatggatcctctccggatccaatTGTACTAATCCTAGGGATCCATCAAtccggaccgttgaaatttgatccaacgattaaagttattataacttttaaagtgtgcccctgtttgtaaccgttagatcaaattttaacatcCAGGATTGATGGATCCCTAGGATTAGGACAattggatccggagaggatcaaTGTCCAGAGAATATCATCCTACGATTTCCCTAGGTACTCATgaagttaataaaaaatttattttgtcaaaaacgtttataaaatttgaatccaaagttttcgaaaaactgtCATAGAAActcgttgatttttttttttttaaaatataacccCCAtgaactcaaagttttcatgaaaatttaaaccaaaacatGCCTAATTTAACCTAAATATTCTACTCCTTGTATAtgaatgatttgatttcttcattgTACTAACCACAATCATGTTTCTTTTTGTGACAACAACATGTCGCAACAAACTCGACTTTACCGCTGGCGAAGCTGATAAAGTAACCGCCATGATCTTCATACGAAGGCATACGCATGAAGTAATGCAGACCAAATACTCGTTGATGATGATCCACAAGCTTTATGGCTTGCTGTGAAGAACATTTTGATCATCAAAGAGAGATCTTTTTTCCTGAAGCTAGACATAACTTGCAGCATTTATGCTTcaggactttaagtctgtgaataaATACAATTAGAAAGTTTGTCAAATTTGATCAGTTCTCAAGTTTTGTAAAGATGACTTGATTGAACAAAATCTCTTGGAGAAGACCAATCTAAAtttccatgccaccaatattgtacCCCTATTATGAATAGGAAGGGGATCTTCATTACCAAGAATGACATAAGTATTACCAATATAGGGGTGAGGATCCTAAAGAGCACCACCATTGTTAGTCATGTGATAGGGGGCACTAGTGTCATGAAATCAATTCGGATCCAAACTATAGCATGGAGCATGAAACCCAATGAAAGTAGCAGTAGGATGGTGATCGTAAGTCGTGACATGATAACTTGGAGAGTTACATTAAGTGCACCAAAAGGCGAGCAGAGCACCAATGACACCCTGACCTGTGGGGCTGGGTGGATGACCCTAAAAGGATTATCATCCAACCttatgggatgttagagatTGTTGCGTCGAAGAAGTTTAAATGATTTGAGAGATCTAAAGACAATTAACATCTTCATCACAGTTGAGTACAAGCTAAAGTAAAGAAAAGAAgacattttcatttcattaaatGATGAAGTTACATGGAGATTCTACTCAGCTCCTCTGAAGCAACTATCTTAAGATGGTGTGCCGACGTAAAAATAAAGATTCTACTCAGCTCATCTGAAGCAATAGAATCCCTCTGCATCCATGCTTAAATGACCCATGCTGCTATGTGGGTGCACTAAAGCCACTCTATGGAATGGAAAATTTGGGGGCATATGCTAAGGCTGAGGCCCATTACCAATCTCATGGTTGAACCCGTCATTCGAATCAATGAGAAGCTGATGGATACTTTGACGCTCGAGAAGAATAAGGCTCGGGCTGATGATGGTCTTCCCAGAAACTTTGATATTGATCCCAAAGCATACACCTATGATGATGAAGTGACCAAGGATGCAGAAGCTAGGATTAGCCTTAAGCATGTTGCTTTTTGCGGCTACTGAAGCCTGAGATATCCATGCAGGTCTCAAAGAAAGCACTCATCTCTCATCAAAGAAAAACTCAGTACATAGGTCAAACCAAAAGCTGTGAGGGCCACATGACAAGTGGCACATGGTGGAAATCTCCTCACCAATCTCACAAGAGGGCTGAGTTCAAACTCAAGGTGCTATCAAGAGCTGTGAAAACCAGGGAGGATTTTCTGGAAAATATGAAGGTTCTGAAAATTCTGAGAAGATTAGGAGATTAAAAGCTTGAAATTATTAAGGTGTTTAACCAAGTAGTTAAGAAGGAAATTTATAGTGGACAATCAACTTAGAGATAGGATTTGGGGGTTAGCGCAAGGGTCTGGAAGTGCAACGGCTGTTTTAATTAATGAAAGTTCCAAGGAAGACGCACCCTGATTTAATCATTATTAGCGTCTCAAAGGGCAGACTTAACAATGATTAAAGGGGGCATTGTTTGGGTAGCATTTGAACTTTGGGCCGAAAGGAAGGAGGGCCCAAAAAGACTAAAGAAATGAGGCTTGCTCAAAACCCAACACCAAGCCCAGACCGTCCATCTTAAGACCAATTGGTGCTCTCCATTAAATGCAAAGATTGGGTGCTTACAAAGGAAGTGACAACCAATGGAAATCCACTAACTCTCGGCCTAAAAGCACTTTACAAATGGCATAGCATGTAAATTACTGATGGTTCCCTACCCTCCAAATtgctttcgggcaagaacaGAAACATCACAAGTTAAGTTAATtcatctataaaaggaggaagagggcccagagacaaggacactcaaccaatcaaacaaacaaacatacaacttgTCTCTCAGCCAAGCAAATACCCAGAAAGCCGTGCTTTGTCAAAACTTTGCACCCTTTTAACCTTAGATTTCCTTAGAAAGACATCTTTTGTGTATGTAAAAACTTTGCTACCTTTTCTTaaatgttgtagtatcgatcccTCTTATGTAAACTCTTTTCTAGTTATCCCCTTTAGTATTCAATCCTTTGTAAACTGCAAAGAGAAGAGACGTAAGACTTTTAACCTTGcctgacaaggtgaaatcttgcccgactctctttgtttttgtttttcaattaacAGATCTGGTGTTATAATGTATTCCCTAGtttatattcaagttatttctagtccTTTGATGACTCAAACCCCTATCAATTCTCAGATATGGTTCACTTAGTGGTTTTATCAAGATTGGAATGAATTAAACTGATGCCTTGATCAGATTTGGACCTTCACCCCTCGAGCATACAGgataactaaaagtccttgatctcaaggcatagaaaagaacttaatgtaggCTTAACCCATCTacaacaatcctttgataaacaagaagttagAAATAACttagggcgcaagtaatcgacttaaaacacacttgttctacatctgccatacaGAAATGGTAGTGGCACGCCTAATCACCTAGTTGGTTTTGATTGCGAGTCTCAAttcctacacctaaggccctcaCAAAGGCATATTTTAGAACTAATTATGTTATCGTCTTGCAGTATTGTGACAAGCAGGAGCTCGACaatcaaccaaagtgccaactcctcAGGAAGCTGTGTGCTCGAGCCAGGAACGCCCACCAGCCAGATTTCCTGCCCGaacaaaaatatcaagtaactgAAATTGAAGATTAGTAGCATTAGCCATAGAATCCTGAGAAAAGTGCTAATGAAAACAATCCCAAATAACCTTGGATGATGGTTTGCCGACGACAAGCGAGAGAATCGACTCAGAGAGAGTAAAGGTAAGATAAATGCACACCAACTTATCCTGTTTGTACCAACTGACATAGGCAAGATTGGGCTTGGCAGGAGCATCATTGAAGGTAGGGAGAGTGGCTGCAAGGGCAGCATTCGATTCATCAACAAACTGAAACAAGTCATGGCCAACCAAGAAGGGTTTCATCTGACAAGTCCAAAGAAGATAGTTGGACTACGTGAGTTTGAGAAATGAGCGACATTGGGTCTCGAGAGAGGAGAAGTTACGCAAAGAAAAATAACCTAAACGATTGATATCATGTAGAAAGTTTTAACTGAAGGatttgattgatatgagtagtATACAACTGGTGTCATCGTTGAGTGACATGAGAAATAGATGATAATTGTATACAACTGTTCACAATTACAGGATTTCTCAATTGCTGGTATATTCATATAGCTGGTGTTGAAAGGATTTGCGATTGAGTTTGGTACACCTCTTGAGCATTTAACAAAATCATTTGAACATTTCTTAGTCCGCGAATCACTCCATATGATGCTCTCATATGTTTTCTTTCAACCTTAGTCACTGTGGTATTAGATCGAAATCTTATTGTTCCCTGCAGTAATTTGAAGTAGCCTCGAACTCTATATATAGCTGTGGTTTCGGTTTTCACACTTACGGTGCAAGTAGCAAATATGTTTCCTATATCCCTATGAACCGAGAATCACCATCGAAAAGGAAACCTGAAACTACAAACTCTAACAGAGAGAGACTACAAACTCCAAGTTTTAAAAAACGCAAATGGCGCCTCTCAGTAGGAGACTACAAAAGtgaacaaaagaaaagacataCCATGGTTGTgggctttatatatatatatgcacacaacGGCACAAACCAGAAGAATGCTGCAATCATTTTGGTTGAACACCAACCAAGTTAGACAACAAAATttgacaaaaccccaaattGTGAACTTTAGTCATTCATTGATTAAGTGAGTTTCCCCTAAAAAGTAAGAAAGTAGAAACAGAAAACAAATAGAGTACATGAAAAAATAAGACTGAAATCAAACAGAAATAGCCCAACgcgaagaagaaacgaaaaaggTAATCCACTCTAGGAAGAAGTGATCATCATGAAGCTCTGGAATCAAATTACCAACTCTGATCTTTTGGACAGATTTGATAAAACTTGGGGTAGATCCATACCCCTTTGTATTTGGGGCTTTTGCATTCACCAGGAATGGTCTCATTACAAATGAATGGGTCGTTGCCATCTTCTTGCGTTTGTGTccctgtttgggcccaaaataacagtttgggccgagtgtagggtcattctcggcccgggaggccttgcgacaagaataccatggatcgttcagtacgtgggcctccaaacctaggttggctaggtcataacgcaagaggtcgaatcctagtgcaataaggagtctcggcaggacccGGAAACGAATCCGGCTCAggtaaaggactaggttcacagtcctagtgaaggtaggactggtcgagttgatgCTGATCAGGGGAAgaaaacctagtccgagtaggtttttaactcgaccttggggggagccattgctataaatagaagaggttgcACATCATTCAaacccctgcaaatcaatacaaaattgccctgcgcaaactctcacaacttgtgatttttcttttttcctttttcgctgacacatcttccgttggcatcaacagcactgtggaagcaaccggtgatatcttaagtcggtatagatagctctgtcaccgtagaatcgaTCGGTcttgcagtatcttccgttggcatcaacagcactgcggcgagaacggttaattacctatccaagtctcggtcgagaagggtttctgaacccttattggtcgaggtcatctcatcagccttctcggcgaagtgaggtgttacagttattacattcggcacattgaaagccgaatttgatattgaacttcgtaagaatagtaaccttgtattcaggttcgagagccc
Encoded proteins:
- the LOC139197191 gene encoding uncharacterized protein, whose protein sequence is MEKTFTLLHTIVTATVFSAVSGWYGFMFGRESARKELGSLIEDLHGQRPNSDRPPPSPPHASS